ACAACCTCGTGCTTTTTCGCCGATTGAATCACCTCGACGAAGTCTCGATCGGGCACGCCCTGATCAGCAGGGCGCTCTTTGTTGGTCTAGAAACCGTGGTGCACGAGTACCTGCAGGTACTAGCCGAAACCTGAGATTGCACCCGCCCAGTGTCCTGTAAGCGCATCAACCGGGGATACGTGCGGCCACGTGACCTACGAAGAATGGGCCCATCTGGCGTATGAACTCCGACGTCTGCCGAGTCTTGCGCATGGATTCGATCACATGCGACAGCGGATGCAGAGCGCTGCCGATCAGTCCGATAACGAACTCGTTGTCGTTAACGTCGAGCCCGTGGCAGGCCAGCCGCACATCGTGTGCAAGGTCTTGAGCCCCGTAGGCGCGACCGATCAGGGC
This genomic window from Pseudomonadota bacterium contains:
- a CDS encoding chlorite dismutase family protein is translated as ALIGRAYGAQDLAHDVRLACHGLDVNDNEFVIGLIGSALHPLSHVIESMRKTRQTSEFIRQMGPFFVGHVAARIPG